From Jeotgalibaca dankookensis, one genomic window encodes:
- a CDS encoding methyltransferase domain-containing protein, translating to MKKIDYSRQFLIDHLALFQCPICKEDFYQVEGNGLVCSQHHRFDLAKKGTLHLLLKGGQNDYDKAMLSSRKSLADTGFFYPILDALSSELPKEGTLLDVGCGEGSHLHYLTDKGLEGVKVGFDISKDAIQLAAVHFFEDAFWCVADLAHSPFASQQFDSILNIFSPSHYQEFERLLKEGGRVYKVVPDPDYLIELRDLLYDERPYNNQQVVDRFKEVYPNSKHKHIRYQVDLTAETFHWLLDMTPLTWGATEVDLERIKKSPLEKITIAVSLLISH from the coding sequence ATGAAAAAAATTGATTATAGTCGCCAGTTTTTAATAGATCATTTAGCTTTATTCCAGTGTCCTATTTGCAAGGAAGATTTTTACCAAGTAGAGGGAAATGGGCTTGTTTGTTCCCAACATCATCGGTTTGATTTAGCCAAAAAAGGGACCCTTCATTTATTATTAAAGGGCGGGCAAAATGACTACGATAAGGCTATGTTATCCAGTCGCAAGTCGTTAGCAGATACCGGTTTCTTTTATCCCATTCTAGATGCTCTATCATCTGAACTCCCTAAGGAAGGGACTCTTTTGGACGTCGGTTGCGGTGAAGGCTCGCATCTGCATTATTTAACAGACAAAGGTTTAGAAGGTGTCAAAGTTGGATTCGATATATCGAAAGACGCCATTCAACTTGCTGCGGTTCATTTTTTTGAAGATGCATTTTGGTGTGTGGCGGATCTTGCCCACTCGCCATTTGCTAGTCAACAATTTGATAGCATACTAAATATTTTTTCACCTTCTCACTATCAAGAATTTGAACGTCTATTGAAAGAAGGTGGGCGTGTCTATAAGGTGGTACCAGATCCAGACTACTTAATTGAGCTCAGGGACTTACTCTATGATGAGCGTCCTTACAATAACCAACAAGTGGTGGATCGGTTTAAAGAAGTTTACCCAAATAGTAAACACAAACATATTCGTTACCAAGTTGATTTAACTGCAGAAACTTTTCATTGGCTTCTTGATATGACACCGCTGACCTGGGGTGCGACAGAAGTGGATTTAGAGCGAATAAAGAAAAGTCCTCTAGAAAAAATAACAATTGCGGTTTCCTTATTAATTTCTCATTGA
- the queG gene encoding tRNA epoxyqueuosine(34) reductase QueG: MTLKEEVIAACKEIGIDKIGFTTAEPFDDLKESLLEQQSNGHSSGFEHQVLDERLYPELIFDQPKSIISIALAYPSKPLVKAEREKGVRRGSFARASWGIDYHTILRNRLDQLVAFMSEKVPTASFKAMVDTGELMDTVVAQRAGIGFIGRNGLLITEEFGSYVYLGEIITDIEFEPDQPGVFGCGDCTRCVTACPTGALLGDGRLNAQVCLSYQTQTKGSMPLEFRRKIGSVIYGCDICQQACPYNRGIDFHHHPEMEPVPGRETPILQPMLSLSNREFKETFGVLAGSWRGKKPLQRNAIIALANYRDRTAVPELLRVMEEEVRPVIRGTAAWAIGQIVRDVNPELLAFFQEKVENEEDDEARVEMEMALAKLEGDTK, encoded by the coding sequence ATGACATTGAAGGAAGAAGTCATTGCGGCTTGTAAGGAAATCGGGATTGATAAAATTGGCTTTACAACAGCGGAACCTTTTGATGACTTAAAGGAATCTTTGCTAGAACAACAGTCAAATGGGCATAGTTCCGGCTTTGAACATCAAGTTTTAGATGAGCGGTTGTATCCTGAGCTTATTTTTGATCAGCCAAAGTCCATCATTTCAATCGCCTTAGCCTATCCAAGTAAACCCCTAGTAAAAGCTGAACGGGAAAAAGGCGTTCGCCGTGGTTCATTTGCTCGTGCTTCTTGGGGGATTGACTACCATACAATTCTGCGCAATCGGTTAGACCAACTTGTTGCCTTTATGTCCGAAAAAGTACCCACAGCGAGTTTTAAAGCCATGGTAGACACCGGCGAATTAATGGATACGGTTGTGGCGCAACGAGCAGGTATCGGTTTTATTGGCCGAAATGGTCTTTTGATTACGGAGGAATTTGGTTCTTATGTATATTTAGGTGAAATTATTACGGATATTGAATTCGAGCCTGACCAACCCGGTGTGTTTGGTTGTGGCGATTGTACGCGGTGTGTAACGGCTTGTCCAACTGGTGCACTCTTAGGTGATGGTCGATTGAATGCCCAAGTATGCTTGTCTTATCAAACGCAGACCAAGGGAAGTATGCCGCTGGAGTTCCGTCGTAAAATAGGAAGCGTTATTTATGGCTGTGATATTTGCCAGCAAGCCTGTCCCTATAACCGTGGCATAGATTTTCACCATCATCCTGAAATGGAACCAGTACCTGGTCGAGAAACACCCATTTTACAACCAATGCTATCCCTTTCAAATCGAGAGTTTAAAGAAACATTTGGTGTATTAGCCGGTTCTTGGCGTGGCAAAAAACCTTTGCAACGCAATGCAATTATTGCTTTGGCAAATTACCGTGACCGTACAGCTGTCCCCGAACTTCTACGGGTTATGGAAGAAGAGGTTCGACCGGTTATTAGAGGAACGGCAGCTTGGGCAATTGGCCAAATTGTTCGTGATGTTAATCCGGAATTGCTAGCATTCTTTCAGGAGAAAGTTGAAAATGAAGAAGATGACGAAGCAAGAGTTGAAATGGAAATGGCCCTTGCCAAACTTGAAGGAGATACGAAGTAG
- the trmL gene encoding tRNA (uridine(34)/cytosine(34)/5-carboxymethylaminomethyluridine(34)-2'-O)-methyltransferase TrmL, with the protein MTNHIVLFEPQIPANTGNIARTCAATNSPLHLIEPLGFSTDDKHLKRAGLDYWNDVQVIYHQNLEAFMAYLGEKKLYLVSKFAEQTYSDIDYTVDEDVFFIFGKETTGLPEEFMRAHAEDCIRIPMDDTHVRSLNLSNTACMIVYEALRQQGFPNLERSHTYETDKLK; encoded by the coding sequence ATGACCAATCACATTGTTTTATTTGAACCACAAATACCAGCTAATACGGGTAACATTGCGCGCACCTGTGCGGCAACTAATTCACCTTTACATTTAATTGAACCACTAGGATTTTCTACTGATGATAAACATTTAAAGCGAGCAGGGCTCGACTATTGGAATGATGTCCAAGTTATTTACCACCAAAATTTAGAAGCTTTTATGGCTTATCTAGGAGAAAAGAAACTGTATTTAGTTTCAAAATTTGCTGAGCAAACGTACTCGGACATTGATTATACTGTTGATGAAGATGTGTTTTTTATTTTTGGGAAGGAAACAACCGGATTGCCAGAAGAATTTATGCGCGCACACGCTGAAGACTGTATTCGAATCCCAATGGATGACACACACGTCCGGTCACTAAACCTATCAAATACCGCTTGTATGATTGTTTATGAGGCTTTGCGTCAACAAGGTTTTCCAAACTTAGAGCGTAGCCACACCTATGAAACAGATAAATTAAAATAA
- a CDS encoding nuclease-related domain-containing protein, which yields MRKKSEEYEVLARLKTRMILDYEMQHYLENLEKGWQGEIYFDQQLENLTCQHILLKDVRLKMDQHYFQIDSLLITGKQVIVFEIKNWGGTFDYIDNQIVSRKFNKPYKNPLEQLSRCTNNLQYLIKKWGFDFEVLGRVVFVNPSFYLYQVPPGLPFLFRPELEEWIRGLNQFRGLVDNSQQSLADWIVNHYQSVQLDRTLLPEYNWTGIQKGSPCKICHSFSTRIVGYHLFCAECGYKEKNKDAIKRLADDFSYLFPDFNLTTDKLYQFCGECFSKKQIQRHLVVLFEQVGSKKGAYYRL from the coding sequence ATGCGGAAAAAGAGTGAGGAATATGAAGTTTTAGCGCGTCTAAAAACGCGGATGATACTAGACTATGAGATGCAACACTATTTAGAAAATTTGGAAAAAGGTTGGCAGGGCGAAATTTATTTTGATCAACAGTTAGAAAATTTAACCTGCCAACACATTTTACTGAAGGACGTCCGGTTAAAAATGGATCAACATTATTTTCAAATCGATAGCCTCTTAATAACAGGCAAACAGGTGATTGTTTTTGAAATTAAGAATTGGGGTGGAACCTTTGATTATATTGATAATCAAATAGTAAGTCGCAAATTTAACAAACCTTATAAGAATCCTCTGGAACAATTAAGTCGTTGTACGAATAATTTACAGTATTTAATAAAAAAATGGGGATTCGATTTTGAGGTTCTGGGACGTGTTGTTTTCGTGAATCCGAGTTTCTATTTATATCAAGTTCCACCAGGGTTACCTTTTTTATTTCGTCCTGAGTTAGAGGAGTGGATAAGAGGACTAAACCAATTTAGAGGTCTGGTAGACAATAGCCAACAATCTTTAGCAGACTGGATTGTCAACCATTATCAAAGTGTACAGTTGGACCGAACGTTATTACCTGAATATAATTGGACCGGTATTCAAAAAGGATCACCTTGTAAAATTTGCCATAGTTTTTCGACTCGGATTGTTGGTTATCATCTCTTTTGTGCGGAATGTGGTTATAAAGAAAAAAATAAAGATGCAATTAAACGATTGGCTGATGATTTTAGCTATTTATTCCCAGATTTTAATTTAACAACTGATAAACTCTACCAATTTTGTGGTGAATGCTTCTCAAAAAAACAAATTCAAAGACATCTAGTGGTTTTATTTGAACAGGTAGGCAGTAAAAAAGGTGCTTATTATCGTTTATAA
- a CDS encoding phosphoglucomutase — MSEKEALLALQNGSDIRGIAISTSDQPATLTNERVEKIGQAFVSWLKEKMPHKELKIAVGQDSRLSGQSLKEALFAGMAHEPITLIDCGMATTPAMFMATIYDDFKVDGAIMITASHLPYQYNGLKFFTAEGGAEHEDIEAILERANQAQVQTGKKAKIIEKDLLSVYAADLVEKIRKGIGSSDKPLAGQHIVVDAGNGAGGFFVDKVLNPLGANTKGSQFLNPDGTFPNHESNPDNKEAMQALEQAVLTHQADLGIIFDTDVDRSALVDAEGQALNRNNLIALISAILLKENPGATIVTNSATSQHVEDFIVGLGGKQDRYLTGYRNVINRAMELDATLAIETSGHAALKENYYLDDGAYLVAKLLMANTDLPALIKDLKQPKETREYRFVIKEEPILENGQAIIDRFKTYVDQKKNLSRLVDHLEGVRANFSTGWFILRMSLHEPLLVWTIESDKENTISLLVEEIMPFFMEEATLDRDNVIKK; from the coding sequence ATGTCAGAAAAAGAGGCACTACTTGCATTGCAAAATGGTTCAGATATTCGAGGCATTGCTATTTCAACATCAGATCAACCAGCAACTTTAACCAACGAAAGAGTCGAAAAAATTGGTCAGGCTTTCGTTAGTTGGTTAAAAGAAAAAATGCCTCATAAAGAATTGAAAATAGCGGTTGGACAAGATAGTCGTTTGTCTGGTCAAAGTTTGAAGGAAGCATTATTCGCTGGGATGGCACACGAACCCATTACGCTAATTGATTGTGGAATGGCAACGACACCAGCTATGTTCATGGCAACAATTTATGATGACTTCAAAGTGGATGGCGCTATTATGATTACAGCTAGTCATTTACCTTACCAATACAATGGTCTTAAGTTTTTTACCGCTGAAGGCGGTGCTGAGCATGAAGATATTGAGGCCATTTTAGAACGAGCAAACCAAGCTCAAGTGCAAACAGGTAAAAAAGCAAAGATTATTGAGAAAGACTTATTATCTGTTTATGCTGCCGATCTTGTAGAGAAAATTCGCAAAGGAATCGGTTCAAGCGATAAGCCACTAGCTGGTCAGCATATTGTGGTTGACGCTGGAAATGGCGCTGGTGGATTCTTTGTTGATAAAGTGTTGAATCCTTTAGGTGCCAATACAAAAGGTAGTCAATTTTTAAATCCCGATGGCACATTCCCAAATCATGAATCCAATCCGGATAATAAAGAAGCGATGCAAGCATTGGAGCAGGCAGTGTTAACTCATCAAGCAGACTTAGGGATTATATTCGATACCGATGTTGATCGCTCTGCGTTAGTGGACGCAGAAGGCCAAGCACTTAATCGTAACAATTTGATTGCGCTTATTTCGGCTATTTTGTTAAAAGAAAATCCTGGGGCCACTATTGTGACCAACTCAGCTACATCTCAGCATGTTGAGGACTTTATTGTTGGTTTGGGTGGCAAGCAAGATCGCTACTTAACCGGTTATCGGAATGTGATTAACCGTGCCATGGAACTGGATGCTACGTTAGCGATTGAAACTAGTGGGCATGCTGCACTGAAGGAAAACTACTATTTGGATGACGGTGCTTATTTAGTGGCCAAGCTCCTCATGGCAAATACAGATTTACCAGCTTTAATTAAAGATTTAAAACAACCAAAAGAAACACGGGAATACCGTTTCGTGATTAAAGAAGAGCCTATTTTGGAAAATGGTCAAGCCATTATTGATCGTTTTAAAACTTATGTCGATCAAAAAAAAAATTTATCGCGCTTAGTGGACCATTTAGAAGGTGTGCGTGCTAATTTTTCAACTGGATGGTTTATTCTTCGAATGAGTCTCCATGAGCCACTCCTAGTCTGGACAATTGAAAGTGATAAAGAAAACACTATTAGTCTACTCGTAGAAGAAATAATGCCCTTCTTTATGGAAGAAGCGACACTCGATCGTGACAATGTGATAAAAAAATAA
- a CDS encoding aldo/keto reductase: protein MSAIKHAAEVGYRHFDTATVYKNEPILAQALKETGLAREDLFITSKVWNDMQGYDKTKQAFEETLQKLKTDYLDLYLIHWYMEDESVKGSWQALEELYKTGKVKAIGVSNFSINQLEKMKGYAEIMPMVVQVETHPYFPQDELRNYLVKENIQHESWGPIGQGRSDLLSEPILVALAEKYDKSPAQIVLRWHIERGSVIIPKSVHPGRITENSALFDFELTAGDMQAIKEINTETRYGRDPENTGY from the coding sequence GTGTCTGCTATCAAACATGCCGCAGAAGTGGGTTATCGCCACTTTGACACAGCTACCGTTTATAAAAATGAACCCATTTTAGCACAAGCTTTAAAGGAAACAGGTTTAGCGCGAGAAGATTTATTTATTACTTCAAAAGTTTGGAACGATATGCAAGGATATGATAAAACCAAACAGGCATTTGAAGAAACTTTACAAAAATTGAAAACAGATTATTTAGACTTATACCTCATTCATTGGTATATGGAAGATGAAAGTGTCAAAGGTTCTTGGCAGGCTTTAGAGGAGTTATACAAAACAGGTAAAGTTAAAGCAATTGGTGTATCAAATTTTAGTATCAATCAGCTTGAGAAAATGAAGGGTTATGCGGAAATAATGCCAATGGTTGTTCAAGTTGAGACGCATCCTTATTTCCCGCAAGATGAATTGCGTAACTATTTAGTAAAAGAAAATATCCAACACGAATCTTGGGGTCCCATTGGACAAGGGAGGTCGGATCTCTTATCAGAACCGATTCTTGTAGCATTAGCTGAAAAATATGACAAGAGTCCCGCACAAATTGTTTTGAGATGGCATATTGAGCGGGGATCGGTTATCATTCCTAAATCCGTTCATCCAGGCCGAATCACGGAAAACAGTGCGCTGTTTGATTTTGAGTTGACCGCTGGAGATATGCAAGCGATTAAAGAAATAAATACCGAGACTCGGTACGGACGTGATCCTGAGAATACCGGTTATTAA
- a CDS encoding hemolysin family protein produces the protein MTTLLGFILFFIILALASFFVMSEYVLVRIRSSRLDYLIETGNEKAKTLKKMTIKLDSYLSAIQLGITTTSLGLGWLGESTFRRTSDLLFKNLTISRTLSLTLSVVLSFLVITSIHVIVAELIPKHLAISKTEEIGMKIVKPLNFWYKLMYPFVFVLNRTAKAISKAMGLTTFSESDEHVSEEELRMIMSNSLKSGDINHEEYQFVENVFEFDERLAREIMVPRTDMSVVWADDTLEDIAELIQKDKYTRYPVVDGDKDTVLGIINAKEIFGAYVEAVKNDTSTDFNIHDYLRPMIVVIETLAIKDLLFKMQKERHQIAILVDEYGGTSGIVSMEDIVEEIVGDISDEYETEEVPDYIHLGDGHSRIIGRMLIDDVNEVFGLNLEEESVDTIGGWILNEKYDIQVGEEVTYKNVVFKVIQKDNNSIGAIDVFIQENRNDI, from the coding sequence ATGACAACACTGTTGGGATTTATTTTATTTTTTATTATTTTAGCACTCGCTTCATTTTTCGTAATGTCTGAATATGTGCTCGTGCGTATCCGTTCATCCCGCCTTGATTACTTAATTGAAACAGGGAATGAAAAAGCCAAAACCCTTAAAAAAATGACCATAAAATTAGATAGCTATTTATCTGCTATCCAATTAGGGATTACCACAACTTCTTTAGGTTTAGGTTGGTTGGGCGAATCAACATTTAGACGAACGTCAGATTTACTATTCAAAAATTTAACCATCTCACGTACCCTCTCCTTAACGCTATCGGTTGTTCTTTCTTTTTTAGTTATTACCAGTATTCACGTTATTGTGGCGGAGCTGATTCCTAAACATTTGGCAATCAGTAAAACAGAAGAAATTGGTATGAAAATTGTCAAACCACTCAACTTCTGGTACAAACTCATGTATCCTTTTGTCTTTGTCCTTAACCGAACAGCCAAGGCAATTTCTAAAGCTATGGGATTGACAACTTTTTCTGAATCAGACGAACATGTTTCTGAAGAAGAATTGCGGATGATTATGAGTAACAGTTTGAAAAGTGGCGATATCAACCATGAAGAATACCAATTTGTAGAAAATGTTTTTGAATTTGACGAACGATTGGCACGTGAAATTATGGTGCCACGAACCGATATGTCGGTTGTTTGGGCCGATGATACGTTAGAAGATATTGCTGAATTAATTCAAAAGGATAAGTATACTCGTTACCCAGTTGTGGATGGGGATAAAGATACTGTTCTTGGCATTATCAACGCCAAAGAAATATTTGGCGCCTACGTTGAAGCAGTAAAAAATGATACCAGTACGGATTTTAACATTCATGATTATTTGCGTCCGATGATTGTGGTGATTGAAACACTCGCTATTAAAGACTTACTCTTTAAAATGCAAAAAGAACGTCATCAGATTGCTATTCTTGTTGATGAATATGGTGGTACAAGTGGAATTGTATCGATGGAAGATATTGTGGAAGAAATTGTCGGAGATATTTCGGATGAATATGAAACAGAAGAAGTACCTGACTATATCCATTTAGGCGATGGCCATTCCCGCATTATTGGCCGCATGCTAATTGATGATGTCAATGAAGTCTTCGGATTGAATCTTGAAGAAGAATCCGTTGATACAATTGGTGGTTGGATTCTAAACGAGAAATACGATATTCAAGTTGGCGAAGAAGTCACCTATAAAAATGTGGTTTTTAAAGTGATCCAAAAAGACAATAACTCCATTGGCGCTATTGACGTTTTCATTCAAGAAAATCGAAACGATATATAA
- a CDS encoding PBP1A family penicillin-binding protein → MNEKTKFKIKKWLSRQKVNLINFWRRYRINKLLILLSLILVFVTSSYLVYLAKVADVENLKAGLEQTTVVYDRYGEEAGELYSQKGTYISIDNISPNIQDAVVSTEDKRFYSHNGFDPIGIGRAAVGYVINRGAIVGGGSTLTQQLAKNAYLTLDQTLIRKAKELFLALEIETQYEKDEILGMYLNNAYFGNGVWGVEDASQKYFGESAADVSLAEGAVLAAMLKAPSNYNPIDDYQASIERRDLVLQLMADNGYVDQETANAAISEEIYLVDNFDGATQYNYPYYFDAVIDEAISLYGLEEEDLLNKGYEIYTGLDQDYQDEMDETYENAYFADAYDGTLLQSASVAIEPQTGDVLAIIGGRGEYTFRGFNRATQMRVPPASTIKPLSVYLPALENGYEIDSLIMDDDTLVYGSDGDYSVDNFNFVSEYTEIPMYQALAESKNTSAVYLLDKLGIDKGIRQLEEFGIKLGDAGKTYGNIALGAMDVVSPLQMASAYSTFANEGVMAESRFITKIVDATGAVIVDNTKVKSKRITSEQVANDMTSMMMGTYAPGGTGYGAGPYSDITIAGKTGTSETDNGLDRTKWMIAYTPDITIATWIGFDHTDEEHNLNETGSMFYDLFSAETTNLLSVSPQTAFTVPEIDSNGDTGGNETDWSDSIDGLKDGVNKFFDWATDLFR, encoded by the coding sequence GTGAATGAAAAAACAAAGTTTAAAATAAAAAAATGGCTATCGCGTCAGAAAGTTAACCTGATAAACTTTTGGCGCCGCTATCGAATTAATAAACTCCTTATTTTGTTATCCTTGATCCTTGTTTTTGTGACAAGTAGCTATCTGGTTTATTTAGCAAAAGTAGCTGATGTAGAAAATTTAAAAGCAGGATTGGAACAAACAACGGTCGTTTATGATCGGTATGGTGAAGAAGCAGGTGAGCTTTATTCTCAAAAAGGTACCTATATTAGTATAGATAATATTTCCCCTAACATCCAAGACGCGGTTGTTTCGACCGAGGATAAGCGCTTTTATAGTCACAATGGCTTTGACCCGATTGGAATTGGTCGAGCAGCGGTTGGTTATGTCATAAATCGCGGTGCTATCGTGGGTGGGGGTTCAACACTAACGCAACAACTTGCAAAAAATGCTTACTTAACTTTAGACCAGACGTTAATTCGTAAGGCTAAAGAATTATTTCTGGCTTTAGAAATCGAAACCCAATACGAAAAAGATGAAATTTTAGGGATGTATTTAAATAATGCATATTTTGGTAATGGGGTTTGGGGCGTAGAAGATGCCTCGCAGAAATACTTTGGTGAGAGTGCTGCGGATGTGAGCTTGGCTGAAGGGGCTGTTTTAGCTGCTATGTTAAAAGCTCCTAGCAACTATAACCCAATTGATGACTATCAAGCCAGTATAGAGCGGCGTGACCTCGTTTTACAACTGATGGCAGATAATGGGTACGTCGACCAGGAGACAGCCAATGCAGCTATTTCTGAAGAAATTTACTTAGTGGATAATTTTGATGGCGCAACTCAGTATAACTATCCTTATTATTTTGATGCAGTCATTGATGAAGCGATTTCCCTATACGGTCTCGAAGAAGAAGATCTTTTAAATAAGGGGTATGAAATTTATACTGGATTGGATCAAGATTACCAAGACGAAATGGATGAAACATATGAAAATGCCTATTTTGCAGATGCATACGATGGCACCCTCTTGCAAAGCGCCTCTGTTGCCATTGAACCGCAAACAGGGGACGTCTTAGCTATTATAGGAGGGCGGGGTGAATATACCTTCCGTGGTTTTAATCGTGCGACACAAATGCGAGTACCACCCGCTTCGACCATCAAACCCTTGTCTGTTTACTTACCTGCTTTAGAAAATGGTTATGAAATAGACTCTTTAATTATGGACGATGACACCCTGGTTTACGGAAGTGACGGCGACTATTCTGTTGATAATTTTAATTTCGTTAGCGAGTATACTGAAATACCTATGTATCAGGCGTTAGCAGAAAGTAAAAACACCAGTGCTGTCTACCTATTAGATAAATTAGGGATTGACAAAGGAATTAGACAGCTAGAAGAATTTGGCATTAAATTAGGCGATGCCGGTAAGACTTATGGAAATATCGCATTAGGTGCGATGGATGTTGTCTCACCCTTGCAGATGGCAAGTGCCTATTCGACTTTTGCCAATGAAGGGGTTATGGCAGAATCTCGTTTTATTACCAAAATAGTAGATGCTACGGGTGCTGTCATTGTTGACAATACAAAAGTGAAAAGCAAACGGATTACCTCTGAACAAGTAGCCAATGATATGACTAGCATGATGATGGGTACTTATGCACCAGGCGGAACCGGTTATGGTGCTGGACCTTATAGTGACATCACGATTGCCGGTAAAACCGGTACGTCAGAAACGGATAATGGTTTGGACCGAACTAAATGGATGATTGCTTACACACCGGATATTACCATAGCTACTTGGATTGGTTTTGACCATACCGATGAAGAACATAATTTAAATGAAACCGGAAGTATGTTTTACGATTTGTTTAGTGCCGAAACAACGAACCTGTTGAGCGTTAGTCCGCAAACAGCTTTCACAGTTCCAGAAATTGATTCAAATGGTGATACGGGCGGAAATGAGACCGACTGGTCAGATTCAATAGATGGACTGAAAGATGGAGTTAATAAGTTCTTCGATTGGGCTACTGATTTATTTAGATAA
- a CDS encoding YlbF family regulator, which translates to MKNIYDIAYDLEKELRQQPSFEELKEAFVAVQKDPEAKALFAEFTGMQQEIQMMQMTGQPLEEDYIENAQEIAGRASENELIKGMMTAEQQLSTVIEDINKIIVRPLQEMYQENTEPTE; encoded by the coding sequence ATGAAAAACATTTACGATATTGCCTATGATTTAGAAAAAGAATTACGCCAACAACCATCTTTTGAAGAACTGAAAGAAGCGTTTGTTGCTGTACAAAAAGATCCTGAAGCAAAAGCTTTGTTTGCAGAGTTTACAGGGATGCAACAAGAAATTCAAATGATGCAAATGACTGGTCAACCTTTGGAAGAAGATTACATTGAGAACGCTCAAGAAATTGCTGGGCGTGCGAGTGAAAATGAACTAATCAAAGGAATGATGACTGCTGAGCAACAATTGAGCACAGTTATTGAAGATATCAATAAAATTATCGTACGTCCTTTACAAGAAATGTACCAAGAAAACACAGAACCTACAGAATAA
- a CDS encoding metallophosphoesterase family protein, with protein sequence MIRFIHAADLHLDSPFKGLKQLHPDLFEFIYQATFQSLANIVTLAIEEKVDFLLISGDIYDGDNQSVKAQAFFRDQMRRLDQVAIPVFLLHGNHDYMDQDISRLQLPKNVTLFGDQPETHSLHLEDSVAITGFSYPKRWVKERMIEKYPLRQPVDFHIGMLHGFLEGSHSKEDVYAPFALEDLLKRNYDYWALGHIHKREVLQTYPPIVYSGNTQGRNPNETGEKGVYMVTLQKGMDARLQFVNTAPIFWQEKIVSLKNTRTLDGLYSKLTQVMEQVKQDQDQMVLLSVVLEDRDDLPDDLIERIQNGDLLAGVKQDPTVYLYRIALAAHKRRFIFSADNQMQESFMNSKNELENDDNYRRLLQDLFKHPIVRTRFSDLEADQELKEQIIQAAEELLLEDIVFEEGEIASED encoded by the coding sequence ATGATTCGTTTCATACACGCAGCTGATTTACACTTAGATAGTCCTTTTAAAGGGTTAAAACAGTTGCATCCAGATTTATTTGAATTCATTTACCAAGCAACCTTTCAATCTTTAGCTAATATTGTCACATTAGCTATCGAGGAAAAAGTCGATTTCTTATTAATTTCAGGAGATATCTATGATGGCGACAATCAAAGTGTTAAGGCGCAGGCCTTTTTCCGTGATCAAATGCGGCGCTTAGACCAAGTCGCAATTCCAGTCTTTTTATTACATGGAAATCATGATTATATGGACCAGGATATCTCACGTTTACAACTCCCTAAAAATGTCACCCTATTTGGAGACCAACCTGAAACGCACTCCTTACATTTAGAAGACTCAGTCGCTATTACCGGATTTTCTTACCCTAAACGCTGGGTAAAAGAACGGATGATTGAAAAATATCCTTTGCGCCAACCAGTAGATTTCCATATAGGGATGTTACACGGCTTCTTAGAGGGCTCTCATTCTAAAGAAGATGTTTATGCACCATTTGCCTTAGAAGATCTCTTAAAACGAAACTATGACTATTGGGCGCTTGGGCATATTCATAAGCGGGAAGTATTGCAAACCTATCCGCCTATTGTTTATTCAGGAAATACGCAAGGGCGTAATCCTAACGAAACAGGCGAAAAAGGGGTCTACATGGTAACCTTGCAAAAAGGGATGGATGCGCGGTTACAATTTGTTAATACGGCACCTATTTTCTGGCAAGAAAAAATAGTTTCTCTTAAAAATACGAGAACCCTAGACGGTTTGTATTCGAAACTAACCCAGGTGATGGAACAAGTAAAACAAGACCAAGATCAGATGGTTCTGTTGTCCGTTGTTTTAGAAGATCGGGACGATTTACCAGACGATTTAATTGAACGGATACAAAATGGTGATTTATTAGCGGGTGTAAAACAAGATCCAACGGTTTATCTATACCGGATTGCCTTGGCTGCCCATAAAAGACGATTCATTTTTTCAGCAGATAATCAAATGCAAGAAAGCTTTATGAATAGTAAAAATGAATTAGAAAACGACGACAATTATCGACGTCTTTTACAAGATTTATTTAAACACCCTATTGTTCGAACACGGTTTAGTGATTTAGAAGCAGACCAAGAACTGAAAGAACAAATCATCCAAGCAGCTGAAGAATTATTATTAGAAGACATCGTTTTTGAAGAAGGTGAAATCGCAAGTGAAGATTGA